One Vicia villosa cultivar HV-30 ecotype Madison, WI linkage group LG5, Vvil1.0, whole genome shotgun sequence genomic window, ggtagactccaaatccataatgtatgtgaagatattggaaaatatccacactaatgcacccttatttgaagtcttgcataaaaagagaaatttagacgaccatgaaactaaggatatcgttagtgataagagggtaaggttaatatTTGAGGTGGTGGAcaatatcactaagcccgaacttgaaaatctgatacttaggatcgatccagaaccgccaccacgatttcaaaagaatgaaccaccccacagaagaaagaaaagaaaaggtgagggatatgtgagatggcttgataaatggccatggaaaacgaggtttactaaaagttcaaccgaggagtcattctcgagagaaccacctcgAATGCTTGCACTattaagccgtcgagctatcgacgttaaacaaagcgatgcgtgggaggcaacccacgagttttcagtttaatgttttccttttatcgtttgaacttgcagataataaagatatggatcgcttgtcacgtctcggccatatctaggcgaaaaatctatagacgattatctcaaagatgaatgggtatccacgcacattcctacgagtgttgctgctggtggtgacaacgttgatgagcatgataggagaagatatttcctccggacgcggagtggatttggtcgtgatagctcgccggtagcatccatataggttctgtcttttcttctccaccttggctcgaaacattgaggacaatgtttggtttaagtgtgggggagaagctttaccgctttcatttgttgctttattgttttctagttatgttgtcaagtatttatatatgattttctgttgttatcaaatttcccaaaatttgaaaaaatttaacctccaacaaaaatttgaattttgacgcatggcatacacactctgaaagtatagaggttgtcacactttaggcattgttagaaaaacttggagatgtttcaacaacatcgataccgtcctgacaccctaaaccccctcattatgtgatatcaatttggatgcccattatgttgagaccttaggctcaagttttcaaagtagctcttaagtagtttatattagcagtcggcaccatcttaagcacaaactacgtagggagtcgatgaatataagtgaatgatcctgtttttaaatgatttaattgaagaatagccttctaagttaggtgaccctcacccggtcatctagcccaacggttgttaagccaataaggatttaataattagcacccattgttggttggcctagaggtcactggtactggggttggtagggtggactacggtccgatcccccgcaaccgcagttgggaaagatggggcttcgccatttaaaaaaccagaaccccgtgctaaagaaaataaaaggatcatagtcgctaaccaatttcccctactatgtgagtgtacggataacgagcttaatgtgattgcgcttgaatgaaaagagtgaaaggaaaaacgagagatataggttgagttataatggcataattcaaattggtttgtataaggagggagtttttgaacattgtgtcgttattctatccttggtgttgatatctattacctatctatgtaacatttgcctaacataaatatgattaggagtcgtgtcatgcccttgtttcgaaacttgcctaatcattttcttttaccgtgtggttgattgcttgaggacaagcaatggtttaagtgtgggggtatttgataacacgaaaatgtatcatttatttggctcgatttatatcaattatttccttattttattataattatgttattttattgtgatattatgcgagtatttgctttgtttcaggttttacgctcatattgagactatttgtgaaaaggaaagaaatggagctaaaatcactactatttgtgcctaaaagatggaaaaggggtgctgaagcaaTAAAGGGGTAAAGAAGGCCCAATTGTGCAAACAAAGCCCAATCCACGAAGATAGAGGGAGATGCCCATCTCcaaatggagacccccgtctccaaatggagacccccgtctccaaatggagacccccgtctccaaactgagacccccgtctccaaagttgagatgcccatctccaaagttggagacccccgtctccaaaggcCCAAAGCCCACAAATGACCACGTCACaaatggagacgcacgtctccacctctccactattttctccacttATTTCTCACACAAGGCGCACGTCTCCAACTCTTTCCAAGTCAAAACCGTTCCTAAATTCTCGGGGAAGAAAGAGGAACACGTGAAGAAGCAGTTACCACATTTCTCATTATAAATAGAGGCTTCTACGAAGTGAAaaagggttggaccatgcttagtccCAGCCACCATTTTTAGTTCAGTATTATTTCCCTTTCATTCCAGCATTTTTAATTCCAGCAATTTTAATTCCTTCTTTTATTTCTACTTTCGTtcatattttctcacaacaatttctacaccggaaattgttgtgaacctttaacggatctaaccttacgttagatttagtttttatttccttgtttaatttacgccgaataatttctgaagaacaatccaaccaacctgtggtggaagttcaagtactgcaacattcatatttatttcattcaggtttattatttactgcctttatattatttatttgcatgatatattatatgccaattaatatgcctattattatgaaccgaatctatttatgcatgtttaaccatattaatatgtctggctaatttatttagatgtcggtatgtaaagtaatttaaccgtagggatccgaaataaattggcttaattatgttttattaactaccacttgtttttggtttgtatgtttaattaattaagtaagtcttaaaaccaatagagcgaaagtttgaggggttaagacggtcaaaggttaaaatcaatagagcgaaagtttgagatctctAACTGGATAgaagacataggacattagttttaaggatggcgaaagcgtattaaaactaattagaacttatttatttccaaaaagtgttcttacacccgagcgggatggcgaaagcgtacgttagggatattagcatgttccgagtcaacagagcgagagtttgagattaggagatttaaatagataacgacttcataagacaagcattttattaactatgttgttttcaaaaagcgtttctaaatctggtgggatggcgaaagcgtacattaagagttaggatcgtagtctgaatcaatagagcgagagtttgagaggaggacttttaaataacatagttagtaaagatctttgatttaattagaatctgaccaatggaacttcggatcacctaagttagatgaaatacatactgatatccgtttgttattatattttacctagattttagattttagtttccccatttataaaaaaccaaatatcattagccttagctttacatagtaactttagataacagtaggtcgatttatagtccctgtggattcgatatcttttaaaactacacgacacgactgtgcacttgcagttatcccgactaatagacacgcaaagtcgcgatcagtaaccatcctagagtactataatattatacttcaaaagtttgatcgtttcccggtCTGGTCCTACAAAGTATGAACtgaacaacacggtcaattaaatgCTCAACAACATCAAAAACAAACgtgaaccaacatccaccaaagaaattcaaacacaaagtcattatgaaaataatgtattcataaaaaactgttcacacaataatgtattcatacctacaTGAATagttgatgaatataaaattgacataaatcctctttgatttcttccaaattaaatctcgtgtaagaagcagcatagaagtcgtcaaagtactacagaacaaaaacataatatgaatgatttagttaaatgtaataaattataagaaattatcttaagttataaattcataccgtgtttggaatctctaattgatccGCTTgattgatttctttcataaacctcaaaacatagtatccgcaatctgaattgtttcgctgtatcggacactacatagaaaaacaaataaaattttatagttgtcttgttttatcaagtagcataaatattataagcaaaattgtgaaaaataatgtgcctacactttgatccaagtaatgttgtttgatttagtccgggatacctgtgcgtctcgttgacttcggaacacttgtattgatctaacaaaaatataaaagcatatatttagatcaatctcacaaataattaagtATATAAATATGCACGAATATTTAGAATGatcccacttacgtatcaatcattgtTTTCATAGCCGGAtaagtgaatattaccggatgtataagtgcatattaccgacgcctagttgttcatgcgtaaaaatctcttccaagtcatctagtgaaatatttgacatgaattcaataccaaagataccttcatccatattgatttcacggataccaccatccttcaaatcggacatatcaacaagtgttccgagcttCGTCCGGTattgaggcacaaaagcaccacctttttttgccgctggcttcgaaggacccttgggtggtacgctacgaacttgctgcgtcacttgttgtgacccccgagcagatgcctaaaaatcatataagttaggtaaaatataaaatcatgcatttttagattcaaattatatattaacactttacatgtacctcttttagtgatgcaacagactcctcctcctgtaaattccctttacccttaattgcgggttttgtaggagcagcctaaaattaaaatgtaaaaaataattaataaacggtgcagaattgacattcgaaaactaaatgattcataatagttttcaatatacctcatcactaatggtaatgagctccaaggggcatgcaacaaatgaccctattgcatctcgcagcaatgttgcctctgagaccatgtcaggtaccggtagcaccgcatcatgatctaatacaacatccactgatactttcaggtgtccatccgggagcggtctatggtgaagtaaatctcccaaagtgttgtgcacttttcccttgccaactacgcgataattcggtgacgattaagtatagttggcaagatgaaatgccctaaaccaatagtaaatatagagtcattatcattaataaaatagagcaatttgtaaggaaaaaaatttataattacctcgggaaattttctttgacagttgatactagctttataaCTAGTTTTTTTCACCGATGAAGTTTTGcatttttctctcatatacatctctttatctctttgcaactcagagacttgtgcttgtaattcctgcaatttttgcaacacttcttcattggtaggatttcttctcctagaatgcttgtaaaaagaggttggattcacaccatgacctttacccctcacccgaccaggatactcaggagcatctagtgctctactaagtatgctCCTATCTTCCAGGTCCTCACCGATGGATACCGATTGTGACATGGTCTCctataattcatttacatttcaataattattagtggagataaaaaatcaattatatattaaaaaacatttgatttaattaaagacacagtgttatacttacacattcagcataaactctttgaacatcgggatcaacaacttgattcttgcccacacgagcttccttccacaacacatgtaccgaaagtgaggtttcctcacttttcgtctcctctaactatgcattgacacaaatgataaaatcgtcaaataaaaaacttttagaaaattaattaaaacgcatttctatttactaaaattttttcctctaagcgtgcatatcccaaacgcccttttttgtatggatacgcgggttttgatgctctcgcactatttgtggctttcattttccgaaaagcttcatctctttgctctaaaaacttatcccaatcttcttcatcaatgaataACTCATATTTTTttgccgtcccggtgcctcttcaagaaagttcccatctttatccttaaaataggtgtttgtcaaaaaagctttccacccacTATATCGTTTTCcagccaaaccaagtatgtagcgtctacgctcatctggtatgtcaaaagaactctgcaaaaaaacatacgcatagagtgtgttattataagtaatttaaacaaattatcatcaagataataacaacaaccatatatgataccttaagctcgtcccaaatcatgttttttttatcgtccaactctttgcttttcagattccatttagctacagagactggaatatgcaaacgaacaagtgtaccagtatagcttgtcaactttgcagaattaggaccaattggttggttatcagaattccattccaaatggtatattattccttggtctctatgtcgaatgattcccttcataatggtgatgcctcatgcaacttcttttgatgatgtatcaggtGGAGGATTTGTATTCGGAGCATCTCTAtgttgtgagttttcttgtgagttttcttgattgctagccattgaacctgtatcaaacaaactgaaattctggactcagacacgcgatgtcgaacaggatgtcacgacattactatctgaatattcttaaacaaatgaacaagaagtaaacgaacaaataacaacacaagaaagttgttaacccagttcggtgcaaacacacctacatctgggggctaccaagccagggaggaagtccactataagtaatatcaattcagaGTAATACAATTCAAGATtacacctttcacttaatatctacccaatgcaacttcaacctAATATTACTTAGATCAGAgattccactcactccccctcaatcacagcagtgatgaataacGTTCAAAGAATAtgaatagaagacacacttcaaggacacaacttgatcttgcttaaaagcttcaatcaagtacaatggtactcttgcttaaaagcttcaagtacttcttacaactcaaacaaaaacacctagaccaacacaatcatcatgatgattgtttggcttacaagaaagctagaaCGCAAAAACTTAAAACACGAAAACCTCTTAAAGCTTCTCAATACAAAACCCTTATTTGGTCTGCCGCTACTTCATATAATATATAGCCTTCAGAAAacacagcagctgggccttggatccaaattagttttaaacctaattaaactaatttccaTAAATCAAGGAGCCTAAAATAAGGGCAAATAGCGTCGTCCTTGAACAGATCACAATCCAATATTTCCAAGTAAAGCGCATAGAATCTTAacagatcacataaccataattAGTAACAGAAAGACGTAACAActacgaatgtcatgacatcggccttgacatcaggtaaaggcctgcataagtaaaacttcacaacagtagaatgcatgtcatgacaccagttttgacatgataaaatcacaatgagtcttaccaaaaattacagccaatcaacaacatctacaaactccccctttggcaaatttttggctaaaacacgaATAGATGTAACCATAAAATATCAGAGCATACACAGCAGCCAGTAACACCAAGAAAACAGGAAAATAAATTCTGTAGTAAAACAACAGCCAGCTTGTTTAATCACCAGAAAACCAGAAAACATCTATTTAATCATCTGTTACAGAACACACCTTATCATTGTCAAGGAGAACCAGAAGACATTCAAAATACCAGAAAACAACAGAAAAACCAAAATATCCAACAACCAATATCCAACAgaaataaccaaaaaaaataaccAACAGCCACCAACAACCACCAACAACCAAAAAAAATAACCAACAACCatcactccccctttttagccacaaaaggagccaaacacAACCAAAAGATCAGCAGGAAAGAAACACCAGAAGTAGATCTAATTGTCAGAACCATCAGTCTCTTCATCACTAGAGCCACTAACCTCTTCATCTCCAGAGCCACTATTCTCTTCAGCAGCATCACTATTCCCAGCATCTTCAGTATCTTCACCATCCTCAGCCTCTTCCTCATCACCACTATCAGCATTTTTGTCTTCATCCATATTGTCACCATCACTTCCACCAACATGATCATCCTCTAAAGACTACTCAAGACTTTGAATGAGCttttcaagcttcatcttcctgTTGTCCAACTCTTTACAAGTCTCTTTCAGCTCAGCAATGAGAAAGGATTTGTTCACAGACTTGCTGGGTtgtgatgtcccagcagatgtcaTGTCATCTGACCGTTGGAGCAGCTTATAGTGGAAAGACAAAGCACTCTCCCTCTTACATACAGAATCTTTAGCTTTCAGAATTCCAGGGTGTTGCTTGAGGATTATCCCACATATCAGGGATGGAAAAGCAATGGGAAGCTTGGTAGCAGAGGTACCAACATGTCTCATAGTTTGATCAAATATATAAGTCCCATAGTAAAATTTTGTCTTCGTTCCCACAGCATATATGAATCTTCCTAggccaacagcaatggtagaaGTGTGATTGGTAGGCACCCAGTTTGCAGCACCAATTTTCTGCAGCAAGGCATACCTGACATTCAAAAGACTAGCAGACAATTTACTCTTTATGGGCCATTTTTTAACCTTACCACCAGTGATGACTTTGCATACTTCATTGTCagtcacttcaagctcaggttgagcctcaGCATCTCTTCCTAGATATAGGTTGATAACATTAGGGGAAAATATATacattttcttctaacatacaccTTATGAAAATCCTCAGTTCTTCCATCAGCACAATCTTGAGACAAATTCACTATAAATTCCTTCACGAGCATTTCATAGCATTTAGAAAAATGAGTAACAGTTGTAAGCAAACCTGCAGATTTGATGAGCTTCATGACCTCTTGacattccagagcatcatttgcaaGTTCTCTTTCCAgagccagccttctttgataaaCAAACTTCCACTGGATAGCATTTGAAGCATAGTGCAGATAAATATTGTCCAAACGAACATCACGGACCTTTGTGGAGGATTTTGtgacagcaatcttcttctttgaagggatgtcagggacatcacttagGACATTGTCTTCGGAGTCAGAAACgcttctttcttttctcttcttcacagCAACCTTGCTCCCAGTTTTTTAAGGCTCAGCAGAGACCTTCTTGACCTTTTCTTTGGTGGCATTCTTTAGAGGAGCAACCTTTGTTTTGGGAGGATGTTGATCATCAACCTGCTTTCCCCTTCGAGCCTTGAATCTGTTGGAAAtgctggagatgaggtcatcatcagcaatgtCAATAGGATCATCAAGATTATCCAGATCCACCACATCATTTACACTGTCAATAGGGCAAGTAGGCTTCTCTTTAGGAGAAGTAGCATTGACCTCTTCAGCTTTCTCTGTTTCAAGAATCTTAGCATCTTTATCTCCAGATGCATCAGCATTTTTAGCATCAGAACCCTCAACATTGTTGgcttcagatgtctcaacatcaacATGATCTTTGCTAGCATCAACTTGATCATCTTCTCTGTTCTCAGGGGCAAGAACTTGGGCTAAAGGAACAGATATTCCTGCTACCTTGTgaccttcattcaagattcttgtgAGGAGACCTGCGATCGCATTGTGGACATAAGCAGACCCTTCTTTATTATGAGCAGAAAACGTTTCTGGAACAGACCCACCAGTTGATTTTCGTGCATGCATCTTTCATGGTATACTGCCAACAGGATCAGTGGCTGGGACCGAGTTCAATGGCGTAACATCCAGCACAACATCCTGATCACCTACCATACTTGGTGCCCTAGATTCGGATGCAGTTTCAGAGAGAGGAGTAGTGTTCTTCGAGGGAGAAGTCTGAGACATGTTGAGAGAGAAAGGAATGATGGAGAGAGGTTTGTGAATGCAGCGAATCAGAGAGATAGCGTGAATGCCGAAAATAGGTTTTGAGGGAATGGGAACCGTTTGGAGAAAGTGTAAAAGagggggaaaatacactttaatatGTAATGATAACAAATATTT contains:
- the LOC131604228 gene encoding uncharacterized protein LOC131604228 is translated as MHARKSTGGSVPETFSAHNKEGSAYVHNAIAGLLTRILNEGHKVAGISVPLAQVLAPENREDDQVDASKDHVDVETSEANNVEGSDAKNADASGDKDAKILETEKAEEVNATSPKEKPTCPIDSVNDVVDLDNLDDPIDIADDDLISSISNRFKARRGKQVDDQHPPKTKVAPLKNATKEKVKKKKIAVTKSSTKVRDVRLDNIYLHYASNAIQWKFVYQRRLALERELANDALECQEVMKLIKSAGRDAEAQPELEVTDNEVCKVITGGKVKKWPIKSKLSASLLNVRYALLQKIGAANWVPTNHTSTIAVGLGRFIYAVGTKTKFYYGTYIFDQTMRHVGTSATKLPIAFPSLICGIILKQHPGILKAKDSVCKRESALSFHYKLLQRSDDMTSAGTSQPSKSVNKSFLIAELKETCKELDNRKMKLEKLIQSLE